In Equus przewalskii isolate Varuska chromosome 22, EquPr2, whole genome shotgun sequence, the following proteins share a genomic window:
- the IDNK gene encoding probable gluconokinase isoform X6, whose product MERLERQPEDRIPWLCSLHDILVREVASGQQVVLACSALKKMYRDILIRGKEGAPLKRDESGKEEKPAELQLLVVHLSGSFEVISGRLLKRKGHFMPPELLQSQFDTLEPPSAPENFIQVSVEKNLAEIIATIMETLK is encoded by the exons GACAGGATTCCATGGCTCTGCAGCTTGCATGACATTTTAGTAAG agaGGTAGCCTCAGgacagcaggtggttctagctTGTTCTGCTCTGAAGAAAATGTACAGAGACATCTTAATACGAGGAAAAGAAGGTGCCCCTCTGAAGCGTGACGAgtcagggaaagaagaaaagccgGCTGAGCTGCAGCTCCTTGTGGTCCACCTGAGTGGGTCATTTGAGGTCATCTCTGGACGCTTACTCaaaagaaaaggacattttatGCCCCCTGAGTTACTGCAGTCCCAGTTTGATACTCTGGAGCCCCCATCAGCTCCAGAAAATTTCATCCAAGTCAGTGTAGAGAAAAATCTTGCAGAGATAATTGCTACAATTATGGAAActctaaaatga
- the IDNK gene encoding probable gluconokinase isoform X5, whose amino-acid sequence MKMAKGIPLNDQDRIPWLCSLHDILVREVASGQQVVLACSALKKMYRDILIRGKEGAPLKRDESGKEEKPAELQLLVVHLSGSFEVISGRLLKRKGHFMPPELLQSQFDTLEPPSAPENFIQVSVEKNLAEIIATIMETLK is encoded by the exons GACAGGATTCCATGGCTCTGCAGCTTGCATGACATTTTAGTAAG agaGGTAGCCTCAGgacagcaggtggttctagctTGTTCTGCTCTGAAGAAAATGTACAGAGACATCTTAATACGAGGAAAAGAAGGTGCCCCTCTGAAGCGTGACGAgtcagggaaagaagaaaagccgGCTGAGCTGCAGCTCCTTGTGGTCCACCTGAGTGGGTCATTTGAGGTCATCTCTGGACGCTTACTCaaaagaaaaggacattttatGCCCCCTGAGTTACTGCAGTCCCAGTTTGATACTCTGGAGCCCCCATCAGCTCCAGAAAATTTCATCCAAGTCAGTGTAGAGAAAAATCTTGCAGAGATAATTGCTACAATTATGGAAActctaaaatga